A stretch of Triticum aestivum cultivar Chinese Spring chromosome 1D, IWGSC CS RefSeq v2.1, whole genome shotgun sequence DNA encodes these proteins:
- the LOC123180172 gene encoding disease resistance protein Pik-2, with protein MEEIVLGLSKTVVEGTLVKVKAAIDEEAKLKLAVQSDLVFITGEFEMMQSFLNVADAERIKNNAVKTWVRQLRDLAYDTEDCIELVVHLDPKPRWWRRLLVLPCLPAVSLPMDDAAAEIKELKDRVEFVSQRNMRYKLITDFGGAKSVAQQQLDRAAGALDIAVEEAAKKGRSLVDLTELIPRMEDRPELGVISVWGTGGDLGVASIVRKAYDDPEICKNFHSRGWAKLTHPFDPRKILRSLFIQFCTNTAAPQKQGETLDVDSLLRMEKTVVEEGELVKQFVSHVSTHRFLVVLEGVSTMAEWDALRMYLPDMGNGSQIIVSTQHFDIASLCTGQLHKVSELRKFTPDHSVCVFFKEVSGGDDPGNAMLEGDDETELIGRDTEEDELMEQIDEVSRVISVWGIAGVGKSALVRSAYCKYLQDRPNFAGLNLTYIHGRVNVPHPFNLREFCRSLLLNLSSEPAKTKEDAVAELANMTNPIDVCRKLLSDDQQQKQCLIVIDDLQSTEEWDRIKQALSFGKECCIIVVTNDSSVAKYCSGQDQKLMSNVKGLGDEHALDLFNMVYDGVGNHITRDEDMINQSKLMLNKCGGLPKVIVAIGRFLAKSLNWEAMNTNFIHQLENNPELASVHSMFSWLDSYFHNCPDELKPCIFYLSIFPRRHGIRRRRLVRRWIAEGYSRDTDGNLAEVNGENYFSRLVNLSMLTDAERDVNVAGTATGAGTGRRMAMCNVNDFFREYIVSRRMEENHVFALEGRCSQTTRRTGRHLVIDKSWDGDESVFNRIEFSRLRSVTVFGPWKPFLASDKMRVLRVLDLEGTEGLTDNDIKNIVKRLPRLKFLSLRGCKHIFRLPKSLGRLRQLQTLDVRHTAVAGLPATVVKLQKLQYVRAGNTPEEYAVSDSTESSTSVPICFSCGPVGNHIVGVEVPRGVENLTNLHTLGVIKATVAGLKELKKLTQLRKLGVSGINRRNHKELCAVISGHGHLESLSIWFDKDTERIADPCSPSNDDFKPPEKLRRLKLHGHTDNLPAWVSTLKIFVTQDQ; from the exons ATGGAGGAGATCGTGCTTGGACTGTCCAAGACGGTGGTGGAGGGGACGCTGGTCAAGGTGAAGGCCGCGATTGACGAGGAGGCGAAGCTGAAGCTTGCCGTGCAGAGCGACCTGGTGTTCATCACGGGGGAATTCGAGATGATGCAGTCGTTCCTCAACGTCGCCGACGCGGAGCGCATCAAGAACAACGCCGTCAAGACGTGGGTGCGGCAGCTCCGCGACCTGGCCTACGACACCGAAGACTGCATCGAGCTGGTGGTCCACCTGGATCCCAAGCCCAGATGGTGGCGCCGCCTGCTGGTCCTGCCTTGCCTGCCGGCGGTGTCGCTGCCCATGGACGACGCGGCGGCGGAGATAAAGGAGCTCAAGGACCGGGTGGAGTTCGTGAGCCAGAGGAACATGCGCTACAAGCTCATCACCGACTTCGGCGGCGCCAAGTCCGTCGCGCAGCAGCAGCTTGACCGGGCCGCCGGAGCTCTCGACATCGCCGTGGAGGAGGCGGCGAAGAAAGGTCGTAGCTTGGTGGATCTGACCGAGTTGATCCCCAGAATGGAAGACCGCCCTGAGCTCGGCGTGATCTCGGTGTGGGGGACCGGCGGCGACCTTGGGGTGGCGTCCATCGTCAGGAAGGCCTACGACGACCCTGAAATTTGCAAGAACTTCCATAGTCGTGGCTGGGCCAAGTTGACCCACCCTTTCGATCCGCGGAAGATCCTCCGGAGCTTGTTCATTCAGTTCTGCACTAACACTGCTGCTCCACAGAAGCAAGGGGAAACTCTGGATGTAGATTCCCTTCTAAGGATGGAGAAGACGGTGGTGGAAGAAGGGGAGCTGGTCAAGCAGTTTGTGAGTCATGTGAGCACCCACAGGTTCCTCGTTGTCCTCGAAGGCGTGTCAACCATGGCGGAATGGGATGCCCTCCGGATGTACCTGCCAGACATGGGTAACGGGAGCCAGATCATCGTATCCACACAGCATTTTGACATCGCGAGCTTGTGCACCGGGCAGCTGCACAAAGTTTCAGAGTTGAGAAAATTCACACCTGACCACTCTGTTTGTGTCTTTTTCAAGGAA GTTTCCGGAGGTGATGATCCTGGAAATGCAATGTTGGAGGGAGATGACGAAACTGAACTTATTGGGCGCGACACAGAAGAGGACGAGCTTATGGAGCAGATTGATGAGGTTTCCCGTGTGATCTCCGTATGGGGGATTGCTGGTGTAGGAAAATCGGCACTTGTCAGAAGTGCCTACTGCAAGTATCTGCAGGACCGCCCCAACTTCGCCGGGTTAAATCTGACCTACATACACGGGCGCGTGAACGTGCCCCATCCCTTCAATCTGAGGGAGTTCTGCCGCAGCTTGCTCCTGAACTTGTCCTCTGAGCCTGCTAAAACCAAAGAGGACGCCGTCGCTGAACTGGCAAACATGACCAATCCAATTGATGTCTGCCGGAAGCTTCTTAGCGACGATCAACAACAGAAGCAGTGCCTTATTGTTATTGATGACCTGCAGTCCACTGAAGAATGGGACAGAATAAAACAAGCCTTGTCATTTGGTAAAGAATGTTGTATCATAGTTGTTACAAATGATTCAAGTGTTGCCAAATATTGTTCAGGGCAAGATCAGAAACTCATGTCCAACGTCAAAGGTCTTGGTGACGAGCATGCCCTTGACCTCTTCAACATG GTATATGACGGCGTGGGTAACCACATCACACGGGATGAGGACATGATCAATCAGTCGAAGCTAATGTTAAACAAATGCGGCGGACTACCCAAGGTGATAGTTGCAATTGGTCGTTTCTTGGCCAAGAGTCTGAATTGGGAGGCCATGAATACTAACTTTATTCACCAGTTGGAAAACAACCCGGAGCTGGCTAGTGTACATAGCATGTTTAGTTGGCTAGACTCCTACTTCCACAATTGTCCTGACGAACTCAAGCCATGCATCTTCTATTTGTCAATCTTCCCTCGACGCCATGGCATTCGTCGAAGGCGTCTGGTGAGGCGGTGGATTGCCGAGGGCTACTCAAGAGACACCGACGGGAATCTCGCGGAAGTGAACGGGGAAAATTACTTCTCCAGGCTCGTCAACCTCAGCATGCTCACAGATGCTGAGCGTGATGTCAACGTGGCTGGGACAGCGACTGGGGCTGGTACTGGGAGGAGAATGGCCATGTGCAACGTCAACGATTTCTTCCGGGAGTACATTGTGTCGCGGCGAATGGAGGAGAACCATGTGTTTGCACTGGAGGGGAGGTGCAGCCAGACCACGCGGCGCACTGGACGGCACCTGGTCATCGACAAAAGCTGGGACGGGGACGAGAGCGTGTTCAACAGGATCGAGTTCTCGCGACTGCGGTCGGTGACGGTGTTCGGACCCTGGAAGCCATTCCTGGCCTCCGACAAGATGAGGGTGCTCCGCGTGCTTGATCTGGAAGGCACTGAGGGTCTGACAGACAACGACATCAAGAACATCGTCAAACGGCTGCCTCGACTAAAGTTCCTCTCCCTGCGAGGATGCAAGCACATCTTTCGGCTGCCAAAATCCCTGGGTCGCCTGAGGCAGCTCCAGACCCTGGATGTGAGGCACACTGCCGTAGCCGGGCTGCCAGCGACCGTCGTGAAGCTACAGAAGCTGCAGTATGTTCGTGCCGGCAACACACCAGAGGAGTATGCCGTCAGCGACAGCACGGAATCTAGCACCTCAGTACCCATCTGTTTCTCATGTGGCCCTGTTGGCAATCACATTGTCGGCGTTGAGGTGCCTCGCGGGGTCGAGAATCTGACCAACCTGCACACACTGGGCGTCATCAAAGCCACTGTGGCAGGACTCAAGGAGCTCAAGAAGCTTACCCAGCTGCGCAAGCTCGGCGTGTCTGGCATAAACCGGAGGAACCACAAAGAGCTCTGCGCCGTCATCTCGGGCCACGGCCATCTGGAATCTCTGTCGATATGGTTTGACAAGGACACCGAGAGGATTGCTGACCCTTGTTCGCCGAGCAATGATGACTTCAAGCCTCCAGAGAAGCTACGGAGGCTCAAACTCCATGGGCACACTGACAACCTGCCAGCATGGGTTAGCACTCTCAAAATATTTGTCACTCAAGATCAATGA